From Carnobacterium alterfunditum DSM 5972:
ATCCCCTCCATCACACTTTTAACCGTTTGTTGCATTTTATTCATAGATACACTTAGTTTCCCTGTTTCATCTTTTTCTGTTATTTTTAACGGTTCTAAGCTGAGATCGCCCTCAGAAATACTTTGCATCCGTTTCATCACTACGTTAAGCGGTTTTGTAATATTGTTAGCTGTTAAATAGGCTACGAGTAAAGATAATAGCGCTACAAGGATCATGATACCTACACTGATGACCCTAACACGCTCACCATTTTCAATTACTTGTTGACCAATCACAGTAATATCTTTTTCACGTTCATCAGCTAGAGCAGAAAATCCTGCAACTAGTTCTCTTTCGATTGGCTGAGCTTGTTCGATCATAATTTCGCTGACTTTTTCCCGTTCCCCATTATCATAGGCTGTCAAAGCTTCATCAGTTAAAGTGCCCCATTCGATTTTCTTGCTGATCAAATCATTCAATTCTTCTGAATTGCTTAATTCCAAAGCTTGATTTTCTAATGCAATGCTTGCCGTTAGTTCATCTTCAAATTCCTGTCTGTATGATTCATCTTCATACAGCATGAATCCTCTCATAAGACTCGTGCGTTTGTTCATATTCACTGAAAGTTTTTCGTCAACGATCAGAAGTGCCATCTCTTTTTCTAATATATCCCTTATTGAATCATTTGTATTATTTACTGAGTTGATCGTATAAACACTTAATATAAGCATTAATCCGATTGTGATCATAAAACCCGCTAAAATTTTTGCTCGAATACTTTTCAACAAAATCCTTTTTTTCATTTGTTTACTCCTTCTTATCTATTAATGGGTTTAAACTGCCTAAATGACCGTTTAAACCCACTAAATTCCTTTTGTTATCTTTTTTACAGGTACCGTTATTAATATTAAATAAATCTATTTTTAATACTAGGCTTTAGATTTTAAATTCTGCGACCATCTCGGCTAAACCTTTAGCTAAGTCTGCAAGTTGTTCCGAATTCCCTGCAACTTCTTCCATAGAACTAGTGATTTCTTGTGAAGCAGCAGACGTCTCTTCGACACCAGCAGCAGATTCCTCTGAAACAGAAGCAATCTCTTCAATCGAACTATTCATGATCTCACTATTTACTTGGATACTTTCTAAATTATCAGATATGTCTTTGATGCCTTTTACCATTGTCGTAACAGAAGCATTAATTTGGTTAAAGGTATCTCCAGTCTTCTTGATTTGGCTGGTTCCCTCTTGAACTTCAGTGTAACCTGTTTGTAAAGAGTCGCTCACTCGTTTAGACTCAGTCTGGATTTTCTCAACAAATCCGGTAATATCAGAAATAGATACGGCAACTTGTTCAGCTAATTTACGGACTTCATCTGCGACCACTGCAAACCCTCTGCCGTGTTCACCAGCTCGTGCAGCTTCGATTGCAGCATTTAAAGCCAATAGGTTCGTTTGATCAGCAATTTTTTGGATGATCATAACTAAATTTGTGATTTCTTTTGTTTGGTTATCCAGTGTGGCCATTTTAAATACGGCATCCAACACAATTTCATCGATTTTAGCCATTTGACGGTTCGAATCTTCCATGTATTCCTTACCTTGAGTAGTCATGGATAACACACCCATTGAAGAGTCTTTGATTTTTTCGCCGCTTTTATTTGTGCTTTGGACCTTTTTAGTAAAATTACCCATCACAACGGATAAATTGCTTGCAGTTGTCGCTTGTGTTTCTGATCCAGTTGCCAATTCTTGCATTGTTATCGCAACTTGCTCAGAACCTGATTTCACTTCATTGGCAGATTGGGTAAGTTCATTACTGTTGTTGGTCAACATCTCTGAAGCTCTTTTTATGCCTTCCATAACTTCTTTTTCCATTACTTGCATTTGATTAATAGCCATAGCCAACTGTCCTGTTTCATCCTTGGCAGTTATTGCTAACGGTTCGGAGGTGAGATCACCATAAGCGATCGTCTGCATGCGTTCCATAACTTTTTTGATTGGTTTTGTGATCGAATTAGACGTTAATAAAGCAATCGTGATTCCAAGTATAATCACTAAAACACTAATGATGAACGTTAACATCAATGAGCTCTTACCTAGATTGGTCACCGATTGGGCTTGTGCATTGATAGAATCCATTCGTATATCTGATAGTTTTTCAAATTCTTTTATTAAATCATTTGAATAGGGCTCTACAGAAGAACGCAAATAACTGGCTGCTCCAGCTTCATCCCCACTGTCGTATCGTTCAAATACATCCGTAAGGACCATTGCTTCCCAATCTACGCTCCTATCGATCACTTCTTGGGTTTCTTTTTTAGTTGATAAAGCTAAAACTTGTTTTTCATACTTCTGACTTTTTTCAGTATATTGATCAAACAAATTTTTATATAGGCCATCTCCAAACAATATGTATCCTCTCGCTGCTGCGATCCTTTGCGAAATACTCAATGTCAATTGATCATTAGCTATCAAAAGTGTTAATTCTTCGTCGATCATTTGTTCTGTTTTATTATTTGTCTTTGAAATAGTTACGATCATTATCGTTGCTAATACAATAACTAGTAAAATAATTGTCATAAAAGCTAAGAGGATTTTAGTTTTTAAACTCTTAAAGTTCAATGCACTTTTTAACTTTGTTAGATCCCAGTTTTTAATATTCCATTTGCTTGAGGCGATATTTTTTTCTTCTATATTATTTTCCAACTACTTTTCACCCTTCCATTTCTGTTAAAAATAACTTGATTCATTTTTTACTCTTCGCATATCTTCTATTATATCGGTCTATTTTCAGAAAACTTTAGCCTAACTTTATGAATCTTTCAATCTAAATTTGACCACATAAAAAAGACAAGCTTAGCACCCTGAATCAATGCCCTAGCTTGTCTTTTTTATGATCTAACATCTTATAGAGCTGTCTTTTACATTATTACACAGCCACGTATTCTCCGAGCGAGATATCGTATTGGATCACGTCATCGCTTCTATTTTCATCCCAAATAATTTTACCTTGTTCTATTTCCACTACTCGATTACGAAATTTTTCTACAATACTACGATTGTGGGTGACCATTAAAATGGTCGTTCCTCTTTGATTGATGCGATAAAATAAACGCATGATCTCTAAAGCCGTTTTTGGATCTAAATTACCTGTTGGTTCATCCGCAATGATCAACTTAGGTGAATTAACGATTGCACGAGCGATCGACACGCGTTGTTGTTCTCCACCGGATAATTCGGTTGGTTTATCATTTGCCTTGTCTTCTAGATTAACATACCGCAAAGCTTGCATCACAAGCGGCCTGATTTCTTCTGGTTCAGTACCGATCACTTCTAATGCATACGCAATATTTTCAAAAACAGTACGGTCTAACAATAATTTGAAATCTTGAAAAACGATTCCAATCTGTCTTCTAAGTTTTGGGATATCTTTTCCCTTCATTTTAGAAAGCAGTTGACCACAAACTTCGATCTGACCTTTGTTTGCTGCTTCTTCTCGGTACAATAATTTTGCCAATGTTGATTTTCCAGAGCCGCTAGCTCCAACTAAATAAACAAACTCGCCATCTTCAATTGTTAGATCAACGCCTCGAAGAGCTTTTACTCCTTTAGAGTAGCTTTTAACAACATTCTTCATTCTAATCATGATCAATCACCCGATTTACCTCAAATTCTTTCCTGACGCTCGTTTTTGCGTCAACCCAAATCCGATAGTGTATGTGCCTAAAGATATATGTACCTTTTCCTGTTATTCGTCTAACTCTTATTGTTTAAATTGGTTGATGACCGAAGCCATTTCATCTGTTCCTTGTGCGACTTTAAGGTTCAATGAATATGACCGTTGTGCCAACATCATTTCAGTAATAGAAGAGGCTAAATCAACATTTGATGCTTCTAAATAATTTTGTTGGATCGTACCGTCTCCTGCTCCAAATGTCCCATCATAGCTGAATTTATTCTCTCCAACAGGCTGCATAGCATTCGTTCGAGTAGGATAAAATAAAGGGATCGTTCCAACCAGCGTACTGCCATTCTCTGAGTGGATCGTTACTTCACCATTCTCAGCAATGGATACATCTCCTTCAGGCCATTGGTTGGTTGGAATAGTTGCTTGGATCTCCAAAGTATCCCCATTACCGTTTGTGATCGATTTGTCTCCATTTACCTGAAAAGCTCCGTCTCGTGTCAAATACTGCTCGCCGTTTTCGCCGATCACCCCAAAGAACCCTTCTCCGGCAATAGCCAAGTGGTAATCGTTTGAATCGGAAACAAGTGAACCTTGTGCGAAGTTGGTAGAAGTAACAGCGCTCTTAGATCCGATCGCAATTCCTGAACCTTGAACAGTATCTGATAAGTATGAAGCTTCTGCGTTCATATCATTCAGCAACAACTCATTAAAACTGATATTCTTTGACTTATAACCAGTTGTATTGATATTTGCGATGTCATTTGATACTGCATCCATTTGATTTTGAATGGCATTCATGCCACTTTTACTAACACTTAACGGTATACTCATCTTCTCATCCTCCTAAACTTTCCCAACTTCATTGACTGCTTTTCTTAACGTTTCATCCGCTGCACTGAGGGCCTTTTGATTCGCTTCAAATGCTCTTGAAACTTGCATCAAGTTCGTGATCTCATCGACCGTTTCGACATTAGATGTTTCCAAGTAACTTTGTTGCACAACCGTGCCGCCAACTTGTGCTGTTGTGCCACCTTGCCCCGTATATAATGTGTCGCCAGCTCTTGTCAAGCTAGCCGTGTCTTCAAATTCAGTGATCATCAAACGGTTTCCCGTTCCAGCAATGTTGCCTCTGTTATCAATTGCAAAATCCGCTCCATTGACTTGGATAGGTGCCGATTGCCCATCAGCTGACACTCCCATGACGCGATAGCCTTCTTGCGTGACCAATTCTCCTGTATCGTTAACGTTGAAATTCCCGTTACGTGTGTAGGAAGTTTCGCCGTTTGGTGCTTGAACTGTGAAAAAGCCGTCCCCTTGGATCGCTACATCTGTTGTAGAAGTTGTTGCTTTTAAACCACCTTGACTAAAATTTTGAACGATCTCATCAATTTGATTGCCAAAAGTGAATCCGCCGATATCTTGCTGACGATTTAACAATGGTCCATCTAAATGGTTTGACATCACTTCTGATGCGCGTGTGCTTTGAATGATTTCTTGTGATTTATATCCAGCAGTATTGATATTAGCTACATTTGCACTAATATTTTCTTGCTTTTTTTGCAAAATGTTAAAGCTATTGTTGAGCGTTGTTAAACTTCTAATCATCGTATTCTCTCCTCATCGATTCTTTTAATTTCAAAATCGTTTTGCCATGTATCTGTGAAACTCTAGGAACCGAAATATCAAAGATATACGCAATTTCTTTAAGTGACAACTCTTCAACATAATACAAATTCAAAATCGTTTGCTCTCTCTTATCCAATTTGGTCACATTTTTAGTCAGCAGTTGTTGACGTTCCTTATCCAACAAGACATCTTCAGAACCTGTTTCACTTTTGTCTTCTAAGAAATCCATCAATTCGATTGAATTGCCATCATCGCTAAACATCACTTTTTCTAATGATACCGAGGCCAAATTATGAACTGTTTCATGGATCTTTGCTAAAGCTTTTTCATCGATTTTCAATTCTGAACAAATTTCTTTCTCAGTTGGTGTACGCATGAACGATGCTTCTAATTTTTCTTTGGCACGATAATAGTCGTTCAGTTTTCCCATCCGGGTCCGCGATACCGGAGCTGTTTTTCTGATTTCATCAATAATCGAACCCTTAATTCTAATATACGCATACCCTTCAAAAGGAACTTTTTTCGATTTATCGAATTTTTCCAGTGCATCCATTAGACCAATGACTCCTATATTATATAAGTCATCTCTGTCATACTGGCTTCGCTTAACATCTATTCGATTAACGATTTTTTCTACTAAGGGAAGGTATTTAATGATTTCCTTTTCCCTATCATTTTCGTAATACATTTATACCCCTCCCCCATTAAGAACTAGCACGAACTGACATGAAAAACAGTCACACTATCCCAATCCTTTCACCAGTCTACTTAGCTCTTATCTATCATCATCCATTGATCATACCCACTGTTTCAATTGGAATGTCATTCGGTACTTCGTTCAATGACACAACTGCTAAATCAGGAAAATTATACGAAATCAGATTTTTCATTGCTGGTCTTACTTTTGGTGAAGCCAATAAAACATGCGGGATCCCTCTTGCCGAAAGCTGATTGTGAATAGCTGTGATACTGTCAAAAATTTTCGTAACCGTTTCGGGCTGCAAAATCGGGATCGATCCAGCAGAAGATTTTTGGATACTGCGTGTGATCTGCTCTTCCGTATCCGGCAGTATAGTCACGACTTGAAGAACATTTTGTTCATCTAAGTAAGGTTTAACGATCGTCCGTTTAAGCGATTGGCGCACATATTCGGTCAGCATTTCGATGTCTTTCGTTGTATTTCCATAGTCCGCTAACGTTTCTAAAATAGTCACCAAATCATTGATTGGGATACTTTCTTTCAATAAGTTTTGTAAGACTTTTTGGACTTCTCCCAAACGAAGGATATCTGGGATCAGTTCATCGATCACCACGCCATATTTATCTTTGATGCCTTCAAGCAATTGTTTGACTTCTTGTCTGCCTAGCAATTCATAACTAGATTTATAAATCGTCTCTTTTAGGTGAGTAACTAAAACGGTTATCGGATCGACTACTGTGTATCCCCTCAAATCGGCCGCTTCTCTATCGCCTTCGTTGACCCACATGGCGTCTAGGCCAAAAGCCGGTTCTTTTGTTGGGATACCATCGAAGTCAAACTCTGTTTCGCCTGGGTCCACGATCATATATTTATCTAAGTACAATTCGCCGCGAGCCACAACGTTACCTTTGATTTTGAGCACATAATCATTGGCTTTGAGCTGTAAGTTATCTCTGATGCGTATCGGACTCAATAAGATCCCCAATTCATGAGCACTTTGTTTACGAATCGTTGTGATATGACTCATTAAATTATTGTCTTGATTTTCATCGGTTATTGGGATCAAACCATAACCGATCTCGATGGAAATCGGATCCACTTGAAAAGAAGCCACTGATTCATCTGAGCTTTTTTCTTGTTTCGTCCGCTGCAAAGCTTTCGAACGCATTTCTTTAGCTTTTTGATTCGAGTTCTTTGATTTTTCATTTTCCATCAATAAGTACCCGGTCGCACCTGCCATCAATCCTAATACTAGAAAGGGAAACGTTGGAAAACCCGGCATAACTGAAAATGAAATCAAAATCACTGATAGTATCAGCATAACTTTTGGTGAATGGAATAATTCTTCCCCTATGGAACTACCAAAACCTTTGATACTTCCAGAGCGGGTAACTAAAATTCCCGATGCTACCGAGATCAATAATGAAGGAATTTGACTGACCAGTCCATCACCAATCGTTAACTGCCCGAATGTTGTCAAAGCTTCCATGACTTCCATGTCATTTTGCAGCGAATGGATCGCTACTCCGCCGATCAAGTTGATGATCGTGATGATCAGACCAGCAATAGCATCTCCTTTGACGAACTTACTTGCTCCATCCATTGCTCCGAAAAACTGGGTCTCTCTTTCAAGGTCTGACCGTCTTTTTTTAGCCTGTTCTTCGTTGATCAGCCCTGAGTTCATGTCCGCATCGATAGCCATTTGTTTACCTGGCATAGCATCGAGTGTAAACCTTGCTGAAACTTCAGAAACACGACTGGCCCCATTTGTTACGACCATCATTTGAATGATCACGATGATGATAAAGATGACTGCTCCAACGATGAAATTACTTCCGGTTACGACGTTAGCAAATGTTTCAATAACCGCTCCTGCTTTTCCTTCAGTTAAAATCAACCGTGTAGAAGAGATGTTCAGTGCTAACCGAAACATGGTAGTGATCAACAACATGGTTGGAAAAGTCGAGAATTCTAACACGTTTTTTGTAAACAGCGTCAGCAGCAATATGGTGATCGATAATGCTATGTTGATGATCAGCATAAAATCGAGTAGTCCAGCTGGTAATGGAATAATGATCATGCCCAGAATAGCCATGACCAAAAAAGCAACGATCACATCCAAAGAACCGGTTAGTTTTTCAATTTTCCCCCAAAAGGCAGTAGACATATTTTTGAACTCCTCATCTTAAAAAGCATTAAATCTTGTATTTGTTCATTTCTTCCGTTTGGTAAACCAATGCGAGTATTTCAGCAATAGCTTGGTAAAGATCCATTGGCACTGGCTGGCCGATTTCGACCGCCTTATACATAGCTCTAGCGACAGGTTTGTTTTCAATGATTGGAATATCGAGCGCTTTAGCCAGTTCTCTAATTTTTGCAGCTTGATGATCTGCCCCTTTAGCCACGATGATCGGTACTTCGTCTTTGCCTTTCTCATAACGAATCGCAATGGCTAAATGAGTCGGGTTTGTGATAATGGCCGTTGCCGTCTCCACATCGTGCAAGCCCCCTTTTGTCAACTGACGGTAGCGTTGTCTCCTTTGAGACTTGATCTGCGGGTCACCTTCAGCTTCCTTGTATTCATCTTTTAATTCTTGTTTGGACATCTTCAAATTTTTCCGGTAGTCATAAACTTGATAAATGTAATCGATCAAGCCTAATATAAGCAGCAACACACCTAATTGGGTTGCCAATTCCATGACAAGATCAGACATTAAAAAAAATAATTTTTCTGTCCCTACATTGCTGGAATTAAGGATCAAGTAAACCGATGTTTCAAGTGTTTTATAGGCCATCCAAAAGACTAAAGTTAACTTAGCAACATTTTTAAACAGTGTGAACACGGTCTTTTTACTGAACATATTCTTAAATCCACTGATTGGGTTTATTTTGCTTAGCTTGAATTTAATAGGTTCTATCGAAAATAAAAAGCCAGTCTGTACAATAGTGGATACAAATGCTGCGACGAATGCAATAACGAGGAACGGACCAGCCAACACCATTATAAATATGATCGACCTCATCCCAATATTTGCTAAATTATTTTCTAAGCCATCTACTGTCAATCCAGCCGATAAGTAATTTTGCAAATAGAGCAAACTATATTTCAATATGTAATTTCCTAAAAAGGTTGCTGCAAGGATAAAGACGATAAATGTCACAGCGGAAGTTAAATCTGGGCTCTTAGGAATCTCGCCTTTTTTTCTAGTGTCCCGCAGTTTTTTGGGACTGGCTTTTTCTGTTTTCCCATCTTTTTCCGCCATTCATTTTCACCTCGCCTTTTTTTACAATAACTGAATAAATTCATTCATGTATTTCACCATAAGTGGCAGCGTCGTTTGGATCGTTTCGATTAACGTTGGCAAGAATATCAGCATCAGAACAAAACTAGCCGCTATTTTTAAGGGCATTCCCAAAATCAATACATTGATTTGAGGAACCGAACGTGAGATCAACCCTAAGATAACTTCTGTCAATAAGGCCACGATTACCATTGGTGCTGCTATATTAAAAGCCAATTCAAAAATAATGCCAAGTAGCTTCATCATGCCTTCTACACCAAAATCACCTAATTCAGTACTGAAGATTGGCACGGATCGGAACGATTGTACCAAGCTTTTGATCACGACATGGTGGAGGTTGGTGATGTAGAATACACACATGGACAACCAATAATAAATCTTCCCATAATAAGAAACATTTATCCCCATGGTTGGATCATAAACAGCTCCCATTGAGAACCCAACTTGAAAATCTACAAAATTACCGGCAATCTCAATTGCAGAAAAAAAGAGTTTTGTAATAAATCCAATAGCCATCCCAAGCAAAACTTCTTTTAGGATCAAAATCGCAAAAAAGAGCGTATCCGCTACTTCATTCATGGCCGGTACGGCTGAATAAGCTGCAAGTGTGATCCCCATTGCTAAAGCGATTTTTGCTACATTGGGTAGACCTTTAATGGAGAATCCAGGACTTACAACTATAAAAGATGTCACCCGTATGAATATTAAAATGATGGTTTGCAATTGTATGGTCATGGTCGCTCACAGTTCCGCGATCATTTCGAAAATTTTCTGCGTGAACATAATAAGACTATTCATCATAAAATTTCCAAAAACAATCAATGAGACGATTACCGCTAAGATTTTAGGTACAAAACTCAACGTTTGTTCTTGAAGCTGTGTGGTTGCTTGGATGATACTAATAAATAGCCCCACCACTAGGGCAATGATCAACGTCGGACCTGCTACGATTATCATCACCATGAAGGCTTCTCTTATAATGTCTAAAACTTTTTCCATTGTCATTTTTTTACACCTCTACTGAAATCCTGTAACTAGCGATTCGACCACTAAATACCATCCATCGACTAAAACAAATAATAATAATTTAAATGGCAATGAAATCATCACCGGAGACAACATGAACATCCCCATCGACATCAGGATACTAGCCACGACAATATCAATGACTAAAAACGGAATAAAGATCAAGAATCCAATACTGAATGCTGTTCTCAATTCACTGATAATAAAAGCTGGGATGGCTATATTCAATGGCAAATCATCTATAACTGTTGGTTCGTCAGTTTCAGATATATCCAAAAACAATTGAATGTCTTCATCTCTTGTTTGTTTGTACATGAATTTTTTAATAGGTTGTGCGGCTGATTCAAATGCCTCTTGACCAGATATTTCTTCATTTATGTATGGCGTAATAGCATCCGTCATCACTTCAGTGTATACAGGTTGCATAATAAACAAAGATAGAAATAGTGCGATCCCTATTAACACCAAATTAGGCGGATTTTGTTGCGTCCCTAATGAACTTCTGACAAATGACAGCACAATAATAATGCGTGTGAAACTTGTCGTTAGTACTAGAAATGTTGGTGCGATACTCAATGCAGTTGTTAAAAGAAATAACTGAACGACTTGAGAGGTTTCTCCAGCGCCATTTTCAAATACCTTCGATAACCCGCTCAGGCTATCTGTTAGTTCAGCCGCCGAAGCGACTTTTGGAAAGAGAACGAAGCTAATTAAAAAGAGGGACAAGCCTAAAATCCATTTATTTTTCTTTTGCAACTTTATTTCCTCTTTTCATAGAAAGACTGATACCGGGACCGCAATGATTTAAAAGTCTGAACCAAAATCTGAACCAATTTCTTACCCATTTGTTGGTTATCTGATCTCGTAGGGAAATATGGTATCTTTTCTTCTATACTACTTGCGATTTTCTCTTTTTCTACTGCTGTCAGTTCTTTTAAGATTTCATTGCGAGTATCTGTAAAACTCATTAAGTAGTACGTATCTGCAATTTCTACAATACTCAATGCCGAACTTTTACTGGTTGGGGTTCTCTCAATCACTTTAATTACTTGGTTTTTTTTCGCCATAAACGTATTTAAGTACTTTAACCCATAATTTGCTGCCCATATGATAACAATTAATGCTACGACACTTTTCAATACATAAACCAGTCCAAGTCCCAATTTTCTATTTCTCCTTCTCGCTTCTTATTATTGCGTCACAATATTCGTGATAAAGATAGCATCCACAAGATCCTCATCCATTTTGACATTAACGGCCTCGATCAATTCTTGTTTGATCAATAACTTATTATCTTCTTCTTTAAAGACAGTATCTTCTGTTTTATTCCGCAAAACAGTAATAACTGAATCTCTAATTTGAGCCATATTTGCAGTCAATTTTTCCCCTGCACCTTCTTTTGAACTATGTAAAGAAAGTTCTATTTTTAAAAAGGTCTTTTTAATAGATGTACCAGAGTCTAAATTGATTAAAAATTCTTCTAAAGGAACCGTTGTTTCTACAATTTCTTCTTTAAATAAATCTGAAATGATTACCTGTGCCTTACCAGAAGTAAAACCATAACTAACGACTCCTATTATTACTATTGCAAAGAAAATACTAACAACCCATAACTTTTTTTTCTTTCCTTTAGTTCCTTTAGTCGTTTTACTTTTTTTTGTCGGTTTTGCTTTTTCAGATGCCATATGTATCTACTCCTCCTGATGCTCATAAACGAGTACAATGTTTACTCGTCTATTTCTCGCTCTATTTTCATCTGAATTATTTGGAACAGATGGGTGATACTCCCCATACCCCTTAGCTGATAATCTTGTTGGTGTAACGCTTCTCTCTTCACTTAAATACCGTAAGACGGATAAAGCTCTGCTTGTGGATAATTCCCAGTTGCTGCTAAAATTAGCATTGTTCATTGGAACATCGTCCGTATATCCTTCTATTACGACATCATTTTCGAATTGTTGGACCAACTCTCCTAAATTATTTAATGTATTTATTCCAGAATCAGCAATAATAGCACTTCCACTTCCAAATAAAATAGATTCTTGAATGTTTACATAAATCCCATCTTGATCGTATTTAACGCTTGCTTGAGCTGTCATATCTTTTGTTTCTAAAAATTGAACGACTTCGTCATACATCTTGATTAATTCTGGATCAACGGCATCTTCACTTGGTACTGCTATAATATCTTCGCTTGGCTCAGTTTCAGTATCGGTTACTGTATTTTCTTCGATTACGGACTCTCCACCATTAAAGGCTGATTGGATCGAATTAGACGCTTCATTAAATTTGTCTAAGCTTACACTTGACATAGAATAGAGCAGGATAAAGAATGTCAGCAATAACGACATCAAATCTGAAAAAGTCGTTATCCACCCTCCTCCGCCAGAGCTACTGCTATTGGTTTCTTTCTTTTTCCTTCTTCTAGCCATAATTTTGTTCCTCTTGTTGGAGCTTCGCTGCAGCTTTCAAGGTTTCTTCTTTATTTTCAAAAGGCAAATACCCTTTCAATTTTTGTTCGATCACACGTGGGTTTTCTCCAGCTTGTAAGGATAAGACACCTTCAATGATCATTTCACAACTTTTCATCTCTTCATTCGTTTGCATTTGCAAATTGCTTGCGATTGGAATAAACACCAGATTAGCTAAGAAGCTTCCATAAAAAGTTGTTATCAAAGCCGTTGCCATTCCTACACCAATCGTACTAGGGTCATTTAATTCTCCCAACATAATGACTAAACCAATCAGTGTACCGATCATTCCGAAAGCCGGAGCCATTTCGCCCCATTTTAAAAAGATGTCCTGGCCGATTCGGTGTCTTTTCTCAATATTTTCTGCTGTGATTTCCATGATGTCTCTGACGGTTTCTGGTTCTAGCCCATCAACAGCCATCTGTAGTCCGATTACCATTAATTCATTATCTTGTTCCTCAATATCTGCTTCAATCGCTAAAATTCCTTGGCTTCTTGCTTTTCTAGATAATGCCGCAAACGTTTCAATCAATTTAGCGTAATCAGGATTTGGATCAAGCAATAAGTTTTTTAAAATAGACGGCAATTTCTTGATCGATTTCAATGGAAAACTAATCAAAATCGCACTAAATGAACCGCCAAGCGTAATCACTAGAGAAGGCGCATTTAAAAAACTAGCAATATTTCCACTAGAAGTAATCGACCAAATAATCAACCCAATACCTAAAAATAAACCGACTATTGGTACAATATTTTTTTTCATAATTCTCCTTCTGAAAAACCGTTGACTATTTTTCTTCTGTACTGAATGATTTTTTCCACTATTTCTTTTTCGGTCTCGGCAACGCGTAAGCTTTTACCATCCGTCAATGTAATAATAGTGTCGAAAGAACGGTCTATTCGATAAATTAAATCGCAATTCAAATAAAATTCTTTTCCTGAAATAGTTGTTAAAGCAATCATACCTAAACCCCAATCTGCTTTCGTTTTCTTCATCAAGATAGAAGGCTTCTCGGACTTTCAGAAAAACCTCCTTACTAGAAATTAATTATCTTTTTAGATTGATCAATTCTTCTAACATCGTATCAGAGGTTGTAATACTTCTTGAGTTTGC
This genomic window contains:
- a CDS encoding flagellar motor protein MotB, yielding MARRRKKKETNSSSSGGGGWITTFSDLMSLLLTFFILLYSMSSVSLDKFNEASNSIQSAFNGGESVIEENTVTDTETEPSEDIIAVPSEDAVDPELIKMYDEVVQFLETKDMTAQASVKYDQDGIYVNIQESILFGSGSAIIADSGINTLNNLGELVQQFENDVVIEGYTDDVPMNNANFSSNWELSTSRALSVLRYLSEERSVTPTRLSAKGYGEYHPSVPNNSDENRARNRRVNIVLVYEHQEE
- a CDS encoding motility protein A, whose protein sequence is MKKNIVPIVGLFLGIGLIIWSITSSGNIASFLNAPSLVITLGGSFSAILISFPLKSIKKLPSILKNLLLDPNPDYAKLIETFAALSRKARSQGILAIEADIEEQDNELMVIGLQMAVDGLEPETVRDIMEITAENIEKRHRIGQDIFLKWGEMAPAFGMIGTLIGLVIMLGELNDPSTIGVGMATALITTFYGSFLANLVFIPIASNLQMQTNEEMKSCEMIIEGVLSLQAGENPRVIEQKLKGYLPFENKEETLKAAAKLQQEEQNYG
- a CDS encoding flagellar FlbD family protein; the protein is MKKTKADWGLGMIALTTISGKEFYLNCDLIYRIDRSFDTIITLTDGKSLRVAETEKEIVEKIIQYRRKIVNGFSEGEL
- a CDS encoding flagellar basal body-associated FliL family protein, which encodes MASEKAKPTKKSKTTKGTKGKKKKLWVVSIFFAIVIIGVVSYGFTSGKAQVIISDLFKEEIVETTVPLEEFLINLDSGTSIKKTFLKIELSLHSSKEGAGEKLTANMAQIRDSVITVLRNKTEDTVFKEEDNKLLIKQELIEAVNVKMDEDLVDAIFITNIVTQ
- a CDS encoding flagellar biosynthetic protein FliO, with protein sequence MGLGLVYVLKSVVALIVIIWAANYGLKYLNTFMAKKNQVIKVIERTPTSKSSALSIVEIADTYYLMSFTDTRNEILKELTAVEKEKIASSIEEKIPYFPTRSDNQQMGKKLVQILVQTFKSLRSRYQSFYEKRK